A DNA window from Hordeum vulgare subsp. vulgare chromosome 1H, MorexV3_pseudomolecules_assembly, whole genome shotgun sequence contains the following coding sequences:
- the LOC123407249 gene encoding protein NUCLEAR FUSION DEFECTIVE 4-like — MAAAARAFAAHVLRGRWFMAYGSFLIMSAAGATYIFAVYSKDIKATLGYTQEQLNTVGFFKDVGANVGIHAGLIAEVAPPWLVLAVGAAMNLGGYLMLYLSVAGVVRARPPLWLVCLYIAVGANSQAFANTGALVTCVKNFPESRGVILGLLKGFVGLSGAIFTQLYLAFYGGGGGDTRPLILLVGWLPAAVSVAFLGTIRIIRSPRSPAAARREYRAFCGFLYVSLALAAYLMVVIILQKRFVFTRAEYGVSAAVVLVMVLVPFTVVLREEAALFKNTVEAQPVVVNTPTKPRTPAQAAQQPAAIAERPAATLTSRVVRALRPPPLGDDYTILQALVSVDMLLLFTATVFGIGGTLTAIDNMGQIGESLGYPQRSIATFVSLISIWNYLGRVAAGFASEALLARYRLPRPLVLAVVLLLTIPGHLLISFGVPGSLYVASVIIGFCFGAAQPLILASVSELFGLRYYSTLYNLCGTASPVGSYVLNVRVAGRMYDREAARQAGGHAVASAAGKRLVTCIGVRCYKESFLVITAVTAAAAAVTLVLAWRTRRFYAGDVYARFKEEEEVVVVGQSRDGVAASEMSS; from the coding sequence ATGGCGGCCGCGGCCAGGGCCTTCGCGGCGCACGTGCTGCGCGGGAGGTGGTTCATGGCGTACGGCTCCTTCCTCATCATGTCCGCGGCGGGGGCGACGTACATCTTCGCCGTCTACTCCAAGGACATCAAGGCCACGCTCGGCTACACCCAGGAGCAGCTCAACACCGTCGGCTTCTTCAAGGACGTCGGCGCCAACGTCGGCATCCACGCCGGCCTCATCGCCGAGGTCGCCCCGCCATGGCTCGTCCTCGCCGTCGGCGCCGCAATGAACCTGGGGGGGTACCTCATGCTCTACCTCTCCGTCGCGGGCGTCGTCCGCGCCAGGCCCCCGCTCTGGCTCGTCTGCCTCTACATCGCCGTCGGCGCCAACTCGCAGGCCTTCGCCAACACCGGCGCGCTCGTCACCTGCGTCAAGAACTTCCCCGAGAGCCGAGGCGTCATACTCGGCTTGCTCAAGGGCTTCGTCGGGCTGAGCGGCGCCATCTTCACCCAGCTCTACCTCGCCTtctacggcggtggcggcggcgacacCCGTCCGCTCATACTGCTCGTTGGCTGGCTCCCCGCCGCCGTCTCCGTGGCGTTCCTCGGCACCATACGGATCATTCGCTCGCCGCGCTCCCCGGCCGCGGCGCGCCGCGAGTACCGCGCCTTCTGCGGCTTCCTGTACGTGTCGCTCGCGCTCGCCGCCTACCTCATGGTCGTCATCATCTTGCAGAAAAGGTTCGTGTTCACCCGAGCGGAGTATGGCGTCAGCGCCGCCGTCGTGCTAGTAATGGTCCTCGTCCCATTCACCGTGGTCCTGCGCGAGGAGGCCGCACTGTTTAAGAACACGGTGGAAGCGCAGCCCGTGGTGGTGAACACGCCCACCAAACCGCGGACGCCGGCACAAGCCGCACAACAGCCAGCTGCCATCGCAGAGAGGCCAGCGGCTACACTGACGTCGAGGGTGGTGCGCGCTCTGAGGCCACCACCGCTTGGAGACGACTACACGATCCTCCAGGCGCTGGTGAGCGTGGACATGCTGCTGCTGTTCACGGCGACGGTGTTCGGCATCGGCGGCACACTCACGGCCATCGACAACATGGGCCAGATCGGCGAGTCGCTGGGCTACCCGCAGCGCAGCATCGCCACCTTCGTCTCCCTCATCAGCATCTGGAACTACCTCGGCCGCGTCGCCGCCGGCTTCGCATCGGAGGCGCTCCTCGCGCGGTACCGCCTCCCGCGCCCGCTCGTCCTCGCCGTCGTGCTGCTCCTCACGATCCCGGGCCACCTCCTCATATCGTTCGGCGTGCCGGGGTCGCTGTACGTGGCGTCGGTGATCATCGGGTTCTGCTTCGGCGCGGCGCAGCCGCTGATCCTGGCGAGCGTGTCGGAGCTGTTCGGGCTCAGGTACTACTCCACGCTCTACAACCTGTGCGGCACGGCGAGCCCCGTGGGGTCGTACGTCCTCAACGTGCGCGTGGCCGGGCGGATGTACGACCGCGAGGCCGCGCGGCAGGCTGGCGGGCACGCCGTGGCCTCGGCGGCCGGGAAGAGGCTCGTGACTTGCATCGGCGTCCGGTGCTACAAGGAGTCGTTCTTGGTCATAACGGCGGTGACGGCGGCCGCCGCGGCGGTGACGCTGGTGCTGGCGTGGAGGACTCGGAGATTCTACGCGGGGGACGTGTACGCGCGGtttaaggaggaagaggaggtggtggtggttggGCAGAGCAGAGACGGCGTCGCCGCGTCGGAGATGAGCAGTTAG